gagaatttgataaagctgcaaaacgatgtggtgcaatgtcttgttggctttgagctgatatttccatcatctttcttcaacatcatgacacatcttctagtgcaccttgtgaaagagatttatatcctcggaccagtatttctacacaacatgttcccattcaaAAGGTTCATGGTGTActtaagaaatgtgttcgtaatcgagctcgtccagaaggaagcatcgccagtgcctacggaactgaggaggtcattgacttttgtgttgactttattgatgaccttaaaccgattggagtccctgaatcgcgatatgaggggagactaactagaaagggtacattaggaaagaaatcttatgtctgcacagatgatttctcattcaagaaagtgcattatacggttcttcaacaatcatccttggttgacccatatatcaaggaacacaagaaaattctgctctccaatttcccggaaaagtctgaggcatggattacacgtgagcacatgaacactttctgcagctggttgcagaagcatctaatgcataacatggatataagtgaacaactattcttattggctaggggatcatcttggaatatcttaacataccaagggtacgagataaatggaaacatattttatacgatagcccaagataaaaaagtaccaaccaaaacagcggtgttcatatggatgccacggacaataaaaGGCACAGTACAAGAACCATTCCATGTGACACCGACTGGTGCAATTCCCTGCCTGTACTATCGCGAGGAAACAACGTAGAAACACAGGAGCAGTTGAAAACGAAAGAGCAGTTGCTAGTAGTTAATATTTTGCTGACAAGGATGACAGCAACGTTTTGTTTCTACCctaataagagcatctccaacccaCAGATGGCTTGCTGTCTATATATGTCTAGAACTCCGCACACTAACAATAGAAGAGCAACTTATACGATGATCTGTCTACTTTACGTCTGTAAGCATTTAATTCATGCATTGACACATAAAACATGGTAGATCAAGTATAAAATTGATCTTTATATACCGATTTGTTGCATGTATGAAAGAAGGCTTTGAGATCCAAGTAAAGTAGATTTTTGtgatctaaaaaaatatttcttttttagATAAATTTATACTTTTATATTAACTAAGAGGAAAAATGtaaaaaattaaattactctcCAACCTTTTCCCTTCACACGGCTCACTCTGTCAGCTCACTCGCTCTGCAGATGCATGTCCATGGTGAGCAAGGCAGCCACCGGCCCAGCTCTCACTCTCTCTGCGCCAGCGCGGGGGGCGGCTTAGCACAGGCAGCGCCTGgcgcttcctcctccgcccggCGAGCAGTGCGGGGTGGCCGGTGGCGACCATCGGGGCAGGCGGCTCGGCACGGGCGGCGGCTAGCGCAGCCTCGGTAGTGAAGCTCGGGGGCGAGGCAGCGGTGAAGCTCGGCGCGGCCGGGCAGCGAAGCTCATCGCGAGGCGGCGGTGAAGCTCAGCGCAGGCGGCGAAGCTTGAGGAGACACCTCCTCTCCGCGATGCCCGACGCGACCCCTTCCTCGCAGTGGCATCAAATCGGGAGCGGGAGCACAACGGATCCAGCGCCGACGCTGCttctcgccgctgctgctacaACGCGGGGGCCGAGCCGTCTACATGTCTTGGAGCACGTGCCTGGGCCGTCGGCTGGCGAGGCGACGACGGAGCTGTCTGCTCGGGCGACGGaggactcttttgcaaaatctcCATCAAACCGACGGTAAAAAGACGGGCGTTGGAGGTGCCCTAATGCACGCACCATAGTTTGCACTTCCCAATAACTGTTCGACCCCAATAATGTCTATCACCTTCAAGgattatactccctccttctccatttataaggcatggtggaacatgacacggtcttctaaataacactttgaccatttatttatcatatattatatcacttttgattataaacttataattattgtaaactatatttgattatgaatccaatcatatgaaatttgtattataaaaataaaaatttaatagtcaaattattggtcaaagatgagaaggtttgaatcttgatatacgtgtatgccttataaacggggaaggagggagtaaaacACATCGCCATAACCCTTGAAACATTTGAAGAATACGACTTCATTATTTCGTTGACGAGGTGGTTGGCCTGGGTGCGTGACTACGAGGTCTCGGCATGGCTGCGATTCATGATATAAACAGTTCGGTCCTCCTTTTTACTTGCTAGCGCTGCTCCATGTGTTTGCATATTTTGCCAATTGTGCGCTAACAAgtacaccaaaaaaaaaaatctagcccAGCTTGACCAATGTAAGGATATCTGCCCTAAACATGAGGTGAGACCCAATTCAGGGTGCCGGATCATTGCCACGACTATATAAGAAACTGGAAGTCTGGAACAATTCATCCCTGTGCCAGTATTTGTCGTTCACACGCCGGGTAGGTACTGCTCCTGCCTGAGCGGATTCGAGCGCCGGCAGTGCCCAGCCACCGTGAAATAAATCTGGTGAAGTACGTCATGAAATGAAAAATGATACGACAAGCtgcaaaaagctaagaaacttCAATATCCCAGCCTCTACATCATGAtgcgaaatatttttttaaataatgaAAACGAATTCCGGCCTTTACAAAATGTATAGGGCCAATTGATTATACACTGCTAGAAAACTcggcattagtaccggttgggaACCCCTGTTTAGCACCGGGCGTCCGACCGGTACAGGtcgtccggtactaaatgagacaccatttagtaccgatcaacacgcccggtactaaatgacccATCAGAactcatattttttttgttgttacTACACAACTTATCTTCACCTCGACTGTATGTACCAACGGTATACAAGTTTATTCATATAATTAACTATTTTCCTAATTAAAATAGAACCTTAATGAAAAGATACAAATCCAAAGTACAATAACATAACAGAAAGTATTAATCCAAGTAGGTGCGGAGGGTGCCGGCAGCGCAGGTGGCGCTGGGAAGAAGGtgatgggggtgggggtggaggtggagccGGGAGGCGGAGGGGGCCGAGAGCGAGGAGACACCGGAACGCACGCGGATATAGGGGTGGCCatgcggaggaggagaagaagagggtGATTGGAGTAGGGGTAATACTGCCtacaagtcaaaaaaaaaatattttggcaTTGACACAATCCTCATAACTTTGATTACTACAACAGTACACTTTAATGAAactaaataattttaaattgacATTAAAAAAACAAACTTACAACTATCTCAAAATGATATCTAATTCAAACCTAGAGgagtttaaaaaaaatacaattatTGATTCTCGAAACATTACTTtgagtacaacttttatctAATAATATCAAAACAATATAAAAggtaaaattttataaaattacaAGTAAAAAAATTTacttatatatattaatatatcCACACTCAAAATTATTTTGTAATCAACGTTAAAACAAAGAACAATCTCAAAACTTGAGGGaatatgaaaaataaatctaattattaTATGGAGACAAATGACTCATCAAAATTGAGGTAACACTTTAACACATCTTGATTTTCCTAAAAACATATTGCTTTATGAGagccaaaattaaaaaaaaggttGTAACGTAATAGATACTTATATCTAGCCGCACGGGTAATAAATAGAAACAATTAGAAAAAGTAATGTTATAAATAGTAAtatctagccgcgcaaatgcgcgggtggCCTTTCTAGTTAAATTTAAAACATGAGCAACCataaaatattttaatttaatTATTGCCTACTCTATCAAAGATTCTGTCTATTACATTAAATATAGTCAACCTAAAAAATCGTAATGGTAGTTAGCAATTTTTGAAATTGGTTGATCATGAGGGAAACTTACCCACCTGTCAACAGATTGGAAATGCATCCAAAATGAAGGTCAAGTTGGATTGAGGAATTGGCTGAAAATATTGGAGTAGATTGAAGGGTGGGGATTTCTGAAGGAAGTTTTTTTATTCAAGGAAACAAGAATAGGACAGTGGATATGCTCCTTTCTAGAATAGTCACTACCTTACATTTTCTGAAGATCATAGAACAAAGTGGAGAGAAGTGAAATGTGCAGATAACGAGAATAAGAGTAACTGATGGAATGACTTGATATAAAAAAGTGGGTGGCAGTTGTGCAAGAATTCAAGTGAGGAAATGGCTGATGATGCAGCAGATGCTCAGGGAAGGAATCAAGGAGGATGAGTGCACCGCTTAATTAACTGCAAATGATAAAACATATACGTCATTTTTGGGGAGATTCGTTACCTTTATGTTTTCACAGTCATCTTTATATCATCATTCCTTCCTTTTTAAGTTTTCACGCTTTCTTGAGAGCTTAAGAACTGGATGGCTCGGATGGATGCAAACTGCATTCCTGATCTTGGTCTCTGCATCCTGCACCTCCCTGATCCGGGCGCCTGTACAGTCAACTTTGAAAGCAACATGTTTAAGGGACAAAAGATTCTCCAGGCCGATATCAAAACCACCATCTCTTTTCCGTACTTCAAAGGATAACTCAAGCCTCTGAAGTTTTGGCATCACTCCTTGAGCAAACACCAGCCAGCATCTTGAATAGTGATGAAACATGAATGCTGTTAGACACCGAAAGGGCTGATCAGCACCAACCACCAACCGTTCATCAGTGGTACCATAAGGATCTACTTGTAGTTTAAGAAAACATAGCGCGGGTAAAGCTCCAAGCAGTTCTAGATCCCTCTGTCTTAGAAGATTGACACGGATGGACACGTTGGAGAGTTCAGAGAGTGAGGAAAACCAGCGGGGCACCTGGCAGAAGGTTAAATCATTACTACGAAAGCGTTGGAGATGTGAAGGGCCCTGCCATTGATCCGGCATGCAATCAAGAGAGCATATCCCGTGGCCTCGAAAAGATAGGCGGCGAAGGTTACCTAGGTTGGATAGGCCCTGGAGAAATGTTTCCACGCAACTCTCATTAGCATGCAATCCAGAAATGCCAAGCCCCTGCAGTTTGATGAGATTAGCTAACCCAGCTAAAGTGCCTAGGTATTTTTCGACATTCAACCATCTGAGCAGCTCCAGGGACATTAAATTCTCAATCCCATTCGGAACTTTCACGGTGCGAGGAATTATCAGACATTCAAGTTGCCTTAACCTAAGGATACTCGCTGGCAGTTCTTCTATGTCTGCCGAAAACAAATCCAATGCCTTGAGATTTTGTAGGTTTCCAAGATCTTTTAGAAGCTCAATTTCTAGCTTGCCACCGAGTTTCAGATATCTCAAGTGAAGCAAGCTCCCAAGATCCTTCACATGATTTCTCTTGCCGGGAAAACATGTCAAAGACAAAACACGTAGAATTGCAAACCTTGACAAAGGTGGCAGACATTTACATGAATCACCTGATGCAATAAGAGACCTGACTTGGGACACATTCAGAGTTGCAGGCAGTATGGCTTGCTCTTCTgttgtactccctccttccctgtttataaggcatacacgtatatcaagattcaaaccttgtcatctttgaccaataatttgactattaaatttttatttttataatgcaaatttcatatgattggattcataatcaaatatattttacaatgattataaatttataatcaaaagtgatataatatatgataaataaatggtcaaagtgttgtttagaagaccgtgtcatgttccaccatgccttataaacggggaaggagggagtagcttCCTTGTTGCTATATACCTTGGTACCTTGCAATGACAGTCGTCGGATCTTGCATGCTGGAGCTATGAGATGTGAACCTTCAGATATGGTGACAAAATTTTCTTGCACTGAAAGGGATATGATGAGATCAAGTATCATATCATGTTCACGGCAATATTTTGCATTGCCATTTTCATCCGTGTTTACTGGCTCAATCAGACTTCTATTAACAAGCTCATTGAAATACCACTTTGCAATGTCATACAAATTACTCCCCTGTTTTTCGTCAACAAAACCTTCTGCTACCCATGTCAATACAAGATCGTATCTTGGAATCAAATGATCCTCGGGAAACATGCTTAAATACAATAAACAAGGCTTTAAATAGGAAGGTAGATCACAATAACTAAGATTTAATATCTCTCTCATGTTTTCCATTGTCTTGTCCTTTTCAAGTCCTGAACCCATTGATTTGTATACCCTGTACCATTCATACTTCGTTTTGTGTCTACTAGCCAATAAACCACCTATTGTAATGACAGCTAATGGTACACCACCACATTTCTTCAAAAATTTTCGTGATACCTCCTCCAATTCGGTATGAATTTCCTCATCTTCATTATATACCCTACTATAAAGCAGCCTCTTAGAGTCTTCATCAAAGAGAGGATCTAGTTCATACAGAGTTCCATCAATGGGTGAGCAAGAAATTTTAGCCACATCAACATTCCGGGTCGTCACAATGACTTTGCTACCAAGGTTGTTTTCAATAAGAGCACATTTGATCAGTATCCAAGCCGAATCACTCCATATATCATCAATTACAATGATGTACCTGCAGTGTTTTAAATAAAAGCATCCATTTAATGCCCTTAGATTTCATAATTACAGCTTCAATTAAAAGCAACACTATGTACATGGATTTTTTACGAGTTAATGTGGAATTACTTAAGCTATATAAACATGTCTTTGCATTAATATTGTATTAACACTTCTTATTGGTTAGTGAATGATGGGCAACTTTATTCAGGTAAATGAATGCTTACCAACTCTGTTTTGGTTAACAACCGATGAATAACTCTGTTTGGTATTATAACGTTAACAGGAATACATATAGGTCGTCATACCTCTTTTTCTCAAGAATTTGTCTGATTTTTTCTATAAGCTCAGTTTGATCCCATGCTTCATCATTGGGATATTCCATCCCACTAACCTGCCGTAATATACTGCTGAAAATCTTATTTATTTCTGGCTTCAAGGAGACTGAAACAAAAGCTTGAGACTGAAACTGTCCTCTGACTCTTTGATACACTAAATTGGCAAGGCTTGTTTTTCCAAGGCCACCGACTCCGACAATGGACACAACCACTAGCTGCTGCTTTTGCCCACCCTCCCCACGCATTAGCAACGCAGTGAGCTTCTTTGCAGGGGTTTCAGTGCCAACGAGCTTCTTTACATCAATGTAGAGAGACGGCAACCGAGGATCCATTGTTGTATTGTCAGGCTGCACTACAACATTTTCAAACTTGTACCTTTCTCTCCTACCAGAAACCTCTTGGATGCGGTTCTTGATCTCTTGTATATCATCGTAAATTCGATGGCTATGCTTGGCTTTTGTCAATAGGCCGATGGTCCTGTCAAAATATCTTCTGAAGCTATGTGGCTTGGCACCCACAGGAGTATCGATGCGTACCATGAAAGCATCGACGCTATCTTCAATATCATAGGCTAGCTCCTTCAAGTCCTTCGCCCAAATCTTGTGAATACCATCAATCCTATCTGCTGGCAGCTTTGACACACAGTCGAGGGCAGCCTGCATGCTTTCCATCTCGGCTTGTAGGAACCTGATCTCCCCCCTCACCGCTTTCTGCAACCTGTATTCATTCGTGAGAAGGGAGCCCAGTTTACGGAGAAGGCTGCCTAGGGCCGCTGCTGCAAGCTCCATGAATGACTTGCTCTAGTTAGCAG
The genomic region above belongs to Panicum virgatum strain AP13 chromosome 8N, P.virgatum_v5, whole genome shotgun sequence and contains:
- the LOC120684889 gene encoding disease resistance protein RGA5-like, producing the protein MESMQAALDCVSKLPADRIDGIHKIWAKDLKELAYDIEDSVDAFMVRIDTPVGAKPHSFRRYFDRTIGLLTKAKHSHRIYDDIQEIKNRIQEVSGRRERYKFENVVVQPDNTTMDPRLPSLYIDVKKLVGTETPAKKLTALLMRGEGGQKQQLVVVSIVGVGGLGKTSLANLVYQRVRGQFQSQAFVSVSLKPEINKIFSSILRQVSGMEYPNDEAWDQTELIEKIRQILEKKRYIIVIDDIWSDSAWILIKCALIENNLGSKVIVTTRNVDVAKISCSPIDGTLYELDPLFDEDSKRLLYSRVYNEDEEIHTELEEGRREYNRRASHTACNSECVPSQVPRWFSSLSELSNVSIRVNLLRQRDLELLGALPALCFLKLQVDPYGTTDERCWLVFAQGVMPKLQRLELSFEVRKRDGGFDIGLENLLSLKHVAFKVDCTGARIREVQDAETKIRNAVCIHPSHPVLKLSRKRENLKRKE